Proteins encoded within one genomic window of Candidatus Schekmanbacteria bacterium:
- a CDS encoding ABC transporter permease: MKNLLEFIGDSVAYLLEEVGKVVILFWRFLTWLFKPSFKFRNTFKQMEVIGVNSVLVIILTGFFTGSVFALQTYRGFHQFSAEYLVGYVVALAITRELGPVLTGLMVTGRAGSLIAAELGTMKVTEQIDAMEVMAVNPVQYLIVPRIVAAIIVVPLLTIITDFIGILGGYVIAVKMLGQSSVIYWTGIRDNLEFSDLMQGIYKAMVFGGILALIGCYKGFYTEGGAEGVGKATTSAVVVASVLILISDYILTTVFFS; encoded by the coding sequence ATGAAGAATCTTCTTGAATTTATAGGTGACAGCGTAGCTTACCTTCTCGAGGAAGTGGGAAAAGTTGTTATCCTTTTCTGGCGCTTTTTAACCTGGCTTTTCAAGCCTTCTTTTAAATTCCGCAACACCTTCAAGCAGATGGAAGTAATAGGAGTAAACTCCGTGCTGGTAATAATCCTCACAGGTTTTTTCACGGGCTCGGTGTTTGCCCTCCAGACTTACAGAGGATTTCATCAGTTCAGTGCTGAATATCTTGTAGGATATGTAGTAGCCCTTGCCATTACAAGAGAGCTTGGTCCTGTGCTTACAGGACTCATGGTCACAGGAAGGGCAGGCTCGCTGATTGCAGCCGAGCTTGGAACAATGAAAGTTACCGAGCAGATTGATGCAATGGAAGTGATGGCTGTAAACCCTGTCCAGTATCTTATAGTCCCGAGGATCGTTGCAGCAATAATAGTTGTACCTCTTCTTACGATAATCACCGACTTCATAGGCATACTTGGAGGTTATGTGATAGCTGTGAAAATGCTGGGGCAGAGTTCCGTTATTTACTGGACTGGAATCAGGGACAACCTCGAATTCTCGGATCTGATGCAGGGGATCTACAAGGCGATGGTGTTCGGCGGGATATTAGCTCTCATAGGATGTTACAAAGGGTTTTATACTGAAGGCGGAGCAGAAGGTGTTGGCAAAGCCACGACAAGCGCTGTTGTTGTAGCTTCAGTTCTTATACTGATTTCTGACTATATCCTTACTACTGTATTTTTCTCATGA
- a CDS encoding ATP-binding protein, whose amino-acid sequence MAKGTGALKQKEECSFCQGTGWIPDDQEGLRQVRRCSCFTDLVKKRINERCNIPSRYIDCSFDNYEMHDPSHNKAKKIAEKFVATYPGIDTGLFFIGSCGVGKTHLAVAILKSLIDRKMVDGIFYDSWELLKAIQNTFSSDSALSESQVLSPVIEKELVVLDDLGAQKVTDWRRDILMYILNKRYNDKKPTIITSNWKLAHGDVEGEESLEERVGARLLSRLYEMCVIVEIKGKDYRKSFKQDGYRQNLR is encoded by the coding sequence ATGGCTAAGGGAACAGGGGCTTTAAAGCAAAAAGAAGAATGCAGCTTCTGCCAGGGGACAGGATGGATACCTGATGATCAGGAAGGGTTGAGGCAGGTTCGCCGCTGCTCCTGCTTTACAGATCTTGTCAAAAAAAGGATAAATGAGAGGTGCAATATTCCTTCAAGATATATTGATTGCAGTTTCGACAATTATGAGATGCACGATCCAAGCCACAACAAAGCAAAGAAGATCGCAGAAAAATTTGTCGCCACATACCCCGGTATTGATACAGGCCTTTTTTTTATAGGGAGCTGCGGTGTAGGAAAGACCCATCTTGCAGTTGCCATTCTTAAAAGCCTTATAGACAGGAAGATGGTTGACGGGATCTTCTATGATTCATGGGAGCTGTTAAAAGCCATACAAAATACCTTCAGCAGTGATTCAGCGCTTTCGGAATCTCAGGTTCTTTCTCCTGTTATTGAAAAAGAGCTGGTGGTACTCGATGACCTCGGTGCGCAGAAGGTGACGGACTGGAGACGCGACATACTGATGTACATACTGAACAAGAGGTACAATGACAAGAAACCTACTATCATAACATCTAACTGGAAGCTTGCGCATGGTGATGTCGAGGGGGAGGAATCTCTGGAGGAAAGGGTAGGTGCAAGGCTCCTTTCCAGACTTTATGAGATGTGTGTGATAGTTGAAATTAAAGGTAAAGACTACAGAAAGTCTTTTAAACAAGACGGTTACAGGCAAAATCTGAGGTAA